The following are from one region of the Actinoplanes sp. L3-i22 genome:
- a CDS encoding beta-1,3-glucanase family protein — MKAPSTFPRRRLSMRRKRTLLLASLATVAAVGTAWIALPASAAAATATLRTVSDWGTGWQDEVVVSNGGTSAMTAWKVEFDLPAGATVGSFWETDMTASGSHRTFTNRSWNGAIPVDGKVTFGFVGAGGQPVNCKLNGQPCGDAGATAPTVPATTAPTVTPTRTVTVAPTTAAPTATATATKTATKEATVPPREDTLPVTVTNKTGRGDAVHLYVLGVNLDTGKLGYVNQAGAFTAWSGGAATPVPAPDVSINGPANGGSTTIRVPRNLSGRLYFSFGQKLDFRLTTDGLVQPAPWAGGDPNHDILFDWSEFTVNSSGLWLNSSQVDMFAIPHIVSVTGGSGTTSSTGEVVANGRQKVINAIKADGDFAKSVVTRADGTVLRVLAPGKAADAGLMSPTYLDSYINSAWNAYSSKNLTVTPFTDQPSVKYTGRTAGTVMSFTDTSGKVVASFTKPSTANVWGCDGALGAPNDQVVGPIARTLCAAMQRTTLGRLDTQPSGTAADFYQGSPANLYAKVIHANMVDGKAYAFAFDDVQNQESLVHDGDPRTAAITFSPF, encoded by the coding sequence ATGAAGGCCCCGTCCACCTTCCCCCGGAGGCGATTGTCAATGCGCCGGAAAAGAACGTTGTTGCTCGCCTCGCTGGCGACCGTAGCTGCGGTGGGCACCGCCTGGATCGCGCTGCCCGCGTCGGCCGCCGCGGCCACGGCGACCCTGCGTACGGTGTCCGACTGGGGCACCGGCTGGCAGGACGAGGTGGTCGTGAGCAACGGCGGAACCTCCGCCATGACCGCTTGGAAAGTCGAATTCGACCTGCCCGCCGGGGCGACCGTCGGCAGTTTCTGGGAAACCGACATGACGGCCAGCGGCAGTCACCGCACATTCACGAATCGTAGTTGGAACGGCGCCATTCCGGTCGACGGAAAGGTGACGTTCGGATTCGTCGGCGCCGGTGGCCAGCCGGTCAACTGCAAGCTCAACGGCCAGCCCTGCGGCGACGCCGGGGCGACCGCGCCGACGGTGCCGGCCACCACCGCGCCGACCGTCACGCCGACCCGGACCGTGACCGTGGCCCCGACGACCGCCGCGCCCACCGCGACCGCGACCGCGACGAAGACCGCCACCAAGGAGGCGACCGTCCCGCCGCGGGAGGACACCCTCCCGGTCACGGTCACCAACAAGACCGGCCGCGGCGACGCGGTCCACCTGTACGTGCTCGGCGTCAACCTGGACACCGGCAAGCTCGGCTACGTGAACCAGGCCGGCGCGTTCACCGCGTGGTCCGGTGGCGCGGCCACCCCGGTCCCGGCGCCGGACGTCTCGATCAACGGCCCGGCGAACGGCGGCAGCACCACGATCCGGGTGCCGCGGAACCTGTCCGGCCGGCTCTACTTCTCCTTCGGTCAAAAGCTGGACTTCCGGCTGACCACGGACGGCCTGGTCCAGCCCGCGCCGTGGGCCGGCGGCGACCCGAACCACGACATCCTGTTCGACTGGAGCGAGTTCACCGTCAACTCGTCCGGCCTGTGGCTGAACAGCTCCCAGGTGGACATGTTCGCGATCCCGCACATCGTCAGCGTCACCGGCGGCAGCGGCACGACCAGCTCGACCGGTGAGGTCGTCGCGAACGGCCGGCAGAAGGTGATCAACGCGATCAAGGCGGACGGTGACTTCGCCAAGAGCGTCGTGACCCGGGCGGACGGGACGGTCCTGCGGGTGCTCGCCCCCGGCAAGGCGGCCGACGCCGGCCTGATGAGCCCGACCTATCTGGACTCGTACATCAACAGTGCCTGGAACGCGTACAGCTCGAAGAACCTGACCGTGACGCCGTTCACCGACCAGCCGAGCGTCAAGTACACCGGCCGGACCGCGGGCACCGTGATGAGCTTCACCGACACGTCCGGCAAGGTGGTCGCGTCGTTCACGAAGCCGTCCACGGCCAACGTCTGGGGCTGCGACGGCGCCCTCGGCGCACCGAACGACCAGGTCGTCGGCCCGATCGCCCGGACCCTGTGCGCCGCGATGCAGCGGACCACGCTGGGCCGGCTCGACACGCAGCCCAGTGGCACGGCGGCCGACTTCTACCAGGGCAGCCCGGCCAACCTGTACGCCAAGGTGATCCACGCGAACATGGTCGACGGCAAGGCCTACGCGTTCGCCTTCGACGACGTGCAGAACCAGGAGTCCCTGGTCCACGACGGCGACCCGCGCACCGCCGCGATCACGTTCAGCCCGTTCTGA
- a CDS encoding alpha-N-arabinofuranosidase — translation MFRAHVALNPAAVVAPVNRRTFGSFVEHMGRCVYTGIYEPGHPSADEDGFRTDVLALARELGVSMIRYPGGNFVSGYRWEDGVGPVEKRPRRRDLAWRSIETNEVGIDEFAKWAAKADVEIMYAVNLGTRGVQEALDVHEYINHPEGTELSERRRANGAEKPYGIKLWCLGNELDGPWQTGHKTAEEYGLLAASTARALKSAEPDLELVACGSSSSSMPTFGAWESTVLEHAYDVVEYVSCHAYYEEHDGDLGSFLASASDMDHFVNSIVATADAVGARLKSKKKINLSFDEWNVWYLSRFQNAPLPNEWEVAPRVIEDQYNVADAVVVGNLLISLLRHSDRVTAACQAQLVNVIAPIMTEPGGPAWRQTIFHPFAVTSALAKGDVLETRIDSPTYQTAKYGEADLVDAVATHDPATGDVTLFVVNRSTSEPVELTVDLSAFGAGLSVAESVTLTDDDVRAANTRDEPDRVTLRPTADLAGGAVTTDGATVTLALPHVSWTALRLTR, via the coding sequence ATGTTTCGTGCGCATGTCGCATTGAATCCGGCTGCCGTCGTGGCGCCCGTCAACCGCCGGACCTTCGGCTCGTTCGTCGAGCACATGGGCCGCTGCGTCTACACCGGAATCTACGAGCCGGGCCACCCGAGCGCCGACGAGGACGGTTTCCGCACCGACGTGCTGGCGCTGGCCCGCGAGCTCGGGGTCTCGATGATCCGCTACCCCGGTGGCAACTTCGTCTCCGGCTACCGCTGGGAGGACGGCGTCGGCCCGGTCGAGAAGCGCCCGCGCCGCCGTGACCTGGCCTGGCGCAGCATCGAGACGAACGAGGTCGGCATCGACGAGTTCGCCAAGTGGGCGGCGAAGGCCGACGTCGAGATCATGTACGCGGTCAACCTCGGCACCCGCGGCGTCCAGGAGGCGCTGGACGTGCACGAGTACATCAACCACCCGGAGGGCACCGAGCTCTCCGAGCGGCGGCGGGCGAACGGGGCCGAGAAGCCGTACGGGATCAAGCTCTGGTGCCTCGGCAACGAGCTCGACGGGCCGTGGCAGACCGGGCACAAGACCGCCGAGGAGTACGGCCTGCTCGCCGCGTCCACCGCGCGGGCGCTGAAGTCCGCCGAGCCGGACCTGGAGCTCGTCGCCTGCGGCAGCTCCAGCTCGTCGATGCCGACCTTCGGCGCGTGGGAGTCGACGGTGCTGGAGCACGCGTACGACGTGGTCGAGTACGTCTCCTGCCACGCGTACTACGAGGAGCACGACGGCGACCTCGGGTCATTCCTGGCCAGCGCGTCCGACATGGATCACTTCGTGAACAGCATCGTGGCCACCGCGGACGCGGTCGGCGCGCGCCTGAAGAGCAAGAAGAAGATCAACCTCTCGTTCGACGAGTGGAACGTCTGGTACCTGTCCCGGTTCCAGAACGCGCCGCTCCCGAACGAGTGGGAGGTCGCCCCGCGGGTCATCGAGGACCAGTACAACGTGGCCGACGCGGTGGTGGTCGGCAACCTGCTGATCTCGCTGCTCCGGCACAGCGACCGGGTCACCGCCGCCTGCCAGGCCCAGCTGGTCAACGTGATCGCCCCGATCATGACCGAGCCCGGCGGCCCGGCCTGGCGGCAGACCATCTTCCACCCGTTCGCCGTCACGTCCGCGCTGGCCAAGGGCGATGTGCTGGAGACCCGGATCGACAGCCCGACCTATCAGACCGCGAAATACGGCGAGGCCGACCTGGTCGACGCGGTCGCCACGCACGACCCGGCGACCGGCGACGTCACGCTCTTCGTGGTCAACCGGTCCACGTCCGAGCCGGTCGAGCTGACCGTGGACCTGTCCGCTTTCGGCGCCGGCCTGTCGGTCGCCGAATCGGTCACCCTGACCGATGACGACGTCCGCGCCGCCAACACCCGGGACGAGCCGGACCGCGTCACCCTCCGCCCGACCGCCGACCTCGCGGGCGGCGCGGTCACCACCGACGGCGCCACGGTCACCCTCGCCCTGCCCCACGTCTCCTGGACGGCCCTCCGCCTGACCCGCTGA
- a CDS encoding carbohydrate ABC transporter permease, which translates to MNSKTERAGIVPHIVMGVMAIYFLLPFWWLLVAATKDNDGLFLSAPLWFSDFHLIDNLKTVFSQENGIYLVWLRNSALYAVVSGVGATIVSALAGYAFAKLRFPGRTKLFALLLGLIMVPGTALVLPTYLLMSQAGLVDSIWAVILPSLLNPFGVYLLRVYTHESLPDEMLEAARIDGAGELRVFTSVALPAMRPALVTVLLFSMVASWNNFFLPLVMLSDDHLFPLTVGLRTWYMSATIGNGGEALFNVIVTGALVAIVPLVAAFLLLQRYWRGGLTIGAVK; encoded by the coding sequence GTGAACAGCAAGACCGAGCGCGCCGGAATTGTGCCGCACATCGTCATGGGCGTGATGGCGATCTACTTCCTGCTGCCGTTCTGGTGGCTGCTGGTCGCCGCGACCAAGGACAACGACGGGCTGTTCCTCTCCGCGCCGCTGTGGTTCTCCGACTTCCACCTGATCGACAACCTGAAGACGGTGTTCTCCCAGGAGAACGGGATCTACCTGGTCTGGCTGCGGAACTCCGCGCTGTACGCGGTGGTCAGCGGCGTCGGCGCGACGATCGTCTCGGCGCTCGCCGGGTACGCGTTCGCGAAGTTGCGCTTTCCCGGTCGTACCAAATTGTTTGCTCTGTTGTTGGGTTTGATCATGGTCCCGGGGACGGCGCTGGTGCTGCCCACCTACCTGCTGATGTCGCAGGCCGGACTGGTCGACTCGATCTGGGCGGTGATCCTGCCGTCGCTGCTGAACCCGTTCGGCGTCTACCTGCTCCGGGTCTACACCCACGAGTCGCTGCCGGACGAGATGCTCGAGGCGGCCCGCATCGACGGCGCCGGCGAGCTGCGGGTGTTCACCAGCGTGGCCCTGCCGGCGATGCGCCCGGCCCTGGTCACCGTGCTGCTGTTCTCGATGGTCGCGTCGTGGAACAACTTCTTCCTGCCCCTGGTGATGCTCAGCGACGACCATCTCTTCCCGCTCACGGTCGGCCTGCGCACCTGGTACATGTCGGCGACGATCGGCAACGGCGGCGAGGCCCTCTTCAACGTGATCGTGACGGGCGCGCTGGTGGCCATCGTGCCGCTGGTCGCCGCCTTCCTCCTTCTTCAGCGTTACTGGCGCGGTGGCTTGACCATCGGCGCCGTCAAGTAG
- a CDS encoding carbohydrate ABC transporter permease, with protein sequence MTQVETRSAAASAVAGPAPRFKRGREAATGWLFVLPFVILLVAFLLLPMAYAFKLSLYRSTLIEGEHFALFENYTQAFKDPLVREGVLRVILFGLVQTPVMIGLALLAALLIDHATSRFSRFFRLAAFVPYAVPVVIGTLMWGFLYSRDTGPLSSVLHIDFLSSNVVLASLGNVVTWQWAGYNMIVLYAALQGLPREVYESARIDGAGPAQIAWRIKTPMISSAIVLATLFTILGTLQFFTEPLILQPLNPGSITQHYTPNVYAFNQAFSFQQYNYSAAISFLLGAVVFVGSYIFLFATRKRSAL encoded by the coding sequence ATGACGCAGGTGGAAACCCGGTCCGCGGCCGCTTCGGCGGTCGCGGGTCCCGCCCCCCGCTTCAAGCGGGGCCGAGAGGCCGCGACCGGCTGGTTGTTCGTGCTGCCGTTCGTCATCCTGCTGGTCGCGTTCCTGCTGCTGCCGATGGCGTACGCGTTCAAGCTCAGCCTCTACCGGTCCACCCTGATCGAGGGGGAGCACTTCGCCCTCTTCGAGAACTACACCCAGGCGTTCAAGGACCCGCTGGTCCGCGAGGGTGTGCTGCGGGTGATCCTGTTCGGGCTGGTGCAGACGCCGGTGATGATCGGGCTCGCGCTGCTCGCGGCCCTGCTGATCGACCACGCGACCTCGCGGTTCTCCCGGTTCTTCCGGCTCGCGGCCTTCGTGCCGTACGCCGTGCCGGTCGTCATCGGCACGCTGATGTGGGGCTTCCTGTACAGCCGGGACACCGGGCCGCTGAGCTCGGTGCTGCACATCGACTTCCTGTCCAGCAACGTCGTGCTGGCCTCGCTCGGCAACGTGGTGACCTGGCAGTGGGCCGGCTACAACATGATCGTGCTGTACGCGGCGCTGCAGGGCCTGCCCCGGGAGGTCTACGAGTCGGCGCGGATCGACGGCGCCGGCCCGGCCCAGATCGCCTGGCGGATCAAGACCCCGATGATCTCCTCGGCGATCGTCCTGGCCACGCTCTTCACGATCCTCGGGACGCTGCAGTTCTTCACCGAGCCGCTGATCCTGCAGCCGCTCAACCCGGGCTCGATCACCCAGCACTACACACCCAACGTGTACGCGTTCAACCAGGCGTTCTCGTTCCAGCAGTACAACTACTCGGCCGCGATCTCGTTCCTGCTCGGTGCGGTGGTCTTCGTCGGGTCGTACATCTTCCTCTTCGCGACCAGGAAACGGAGCGCGCTGTGA
- a CDS encoding ABC transporter substrate-binding protein yields the protein MTALTLAACSSGSDAGTDQASGPVTVKVWAWYPAFQGVVDLFNKTHTDLKIEWTNAGAGQDEYTKLQTALKAGKGAPDVVMLEFQELPTYQLTKHLVDMGKYGANDLKSSYVDWAWKQVSQGDKVYAIPVDAGPMAMLYREDLFKQYGLTIPKTWDEYKAQAEKLKTAAAGKAFMTDFGGNDGGFMTGLMWQAGSKPYTYDPANPSNIGVSVNDAGAKQVATYWEGMVNSGLADTKAYGTTDFYNGLGTGKYVTYLAAGWGPGYLASVAKTTAGKWRAAPLPQWTAGANVQGDWGGSSFAVTDQAKNPEAATKVAMEIYGAKNTDAWKIGIDEAYLFPTATPVLESEAFLKKKYDFFGGQTVNDVFVPAYKQIAPFAWSPFNSYNFNQLTTGINGAIEKKTSWTAALDTAQANITQYATQQGFKVQ from the coding sequence GTGACCGCACTGACTCTCGCCGCCTGCAGCAGTGGCTCCGACGCCGGCACCGACCAGGCCTCCGGCCCGGTGACCGTCAAGGTCTGGGCGTGGTACCCGGCCTTCCAGGGCGTCGTCGACCTGTTCAACAAGACCCACACCGACCTCAAGATCGAATGGACCAACGCCGGCGCCGGCCAGGACGAGTACACCAAGCTCCAGACCGCGCTGAAGGCCGGCAAGGGCGCGCCCGACGTGGTCATGCTCGAGTTCCAGGAACTGCCCACCTACCAGCTCACCAAGCACCTGGTCGACATGGGCAAGTACGGCGCCAACGACCTCAAGTCCAGCTACGTCGACTGGGCCTGGAAGCAGGTCAGCCAGGGCGACAAGGTGTACGCGATCCCGGTCGACGCCGGCCCGATGGCGATGCTCTACCGCGAGGACCTCTTCAAGCAGTACGGCCTGACCATCCCGAAGACCTGGGACGAGTACAAGGCGCAGGCCGAGAAGCTGAAGACGGCGGCCGCGGGCAAGGCGTTCATGACCGACTTCGGCGGCAACGACGGCGGCTTCATGACCGGTCTGATGTGGCAGGCCGGCAGCAAGCCGTACACGTACGACCCGGCGAACCCGTCGAACATCGGCGTGTCGGTCAACGACGCCGGCGCCAAGCAGGTCGCGACGTACTGGGAGGGCATGGTCAACTCGGGCCTCGCCGACACCAAGGCGTACGGCACGACCGACTTCTACAACGGCCTCGGCACCGGCAAGTACGTCACCTATCTGGCCGCCGGCTGGGGCCCGGGCTACCTGGCCAGCGTCGCCAAGACGACCGCCGGCAAGTGGCGCGCGGCCCCGCTGCCGCAGTGGACCGCCGGTGCGAACGTGCAGGGTGACTGGGGTGGCTCGTCGTTCGCGGTGACCGACCAGGCGAAGAACCCGGAGGCGGCCACCAAGGTGGCGATGGAGATCTACGGCGCGAAGAACACCGACGCCTGGAAGATCGGCATCGACGAGGCCTACCTGTTCCCGACCGCGACCCCGGTCCTCGAGTCCGAGGCGTTCCTGAAGAAGAAGTACGACTTCTTCGGCGGTCAGACCGTGAACGACGTCTTCGTCCCGGCCTACAAGCAGATCGCGCCGTTCGCCTGGAGCCCGTTCAACAGCTACAACTTCAACCAGCTGACGACCGGGATCAACGGCGCCATCGAGAAGAAGACGTCCTGGACCGCGGCGCTGGACACGGCCCAGGCCAACATCACCCAGTACGCCACCCAGCAGGGCTTCAAGGTCCAGTAA
- a CDS encoding LacI family DNA-binding transcriptional regulator encodes MRREVTLRDVAELAGVSSRTVSNVVNGYANVTERTRVRVQRAVEELGYRPNVLARNLAQGRSGQIALVVPYLDTPYFSELLQSVIRAARAGGYNVLIDQTDGDPEHERAFIAHGSRRLLFDGIIFSPLGLDQKALAEHDPNLPLVVLGERSSDGTFDHVGIDDVAASRQATEHLLDLGRRRPAAIGDQPYATGEAAQLRTQGFREAHLARGLTPREDLIIGTPRFNRKDGAQAMAFLLDREDPPDAVFCYSDLVALGAIHTLISRGLRVPEDVAVIGYDDIEDGAYSNPSVSTISPDKEMIATSAVERLLLRIGSATPPPAVELRAPHKLIIRESTAGRR; translated from the coding sequence TTGCGTCGAGAAGTCACGCTACGTGACGTGGCGGAGCTGGCCGGGGTTTCCAGTCGAACCGTCTCCAACGTGGTCAACGGGTACGCGAACGTCACCGAACGGACCCGTGTCCGGGTTCAGCGCGCGGTGGAGGAGCTCGGCTACCGGCCCAACGTGCTGGCGCGCAACCTGGCGCAGGGACGTTCCGGGCAAATCGCGCTGGTGGTGCCGTACCTCGACACGCCGTACTTCTCGGAGTTACTGCAGAGCGTGATAAGAGCGGCCCGGGCCGGCGGCTATAACGTTTTGATCGACCAGACCGACGGCGACCCGGAACACGAGCGCGCGTTCATCGCCCACGGCTCCCGCCGGCTGCTCTTCGACGGGATCATCTTCAGCCCGCTCGGCCTCGACCAGAAGGCCCTCGCCGAGCACGATCCGAACCTGCCGCTGGTCGTCCTCGGCGAGCGGTCCAGCGACGGCACGTTCGACCACGTCGGCATCGACGACGTGGCCGCGTCCCGGCAGGCCACCGAGCACCTGCTCGACCTGGGACGACGCCGGCCGGCCGCGATCGGCGACCAGCCGTACGCCACCGGCGAGGCCGCCCAGCTGCGCACCCAGGGCTTCCGCGAGGCGCACCTGGCGCGCGGCCTGACCCCCCGGGAAGACCTGATCATCGGCACGCCCCGGTTCAACCGGAAGGACGGCGCGCAGGCGATGGCGTTCCTGCTCGACCGGGAGGACCCGCCGGACGCGGTGTTCTGCTACTCCGACCTGGTCGCGCTCGGCGCCATCCACACCCTGATCAGCCGGGGGCTGCGGGTGCCCGAGGACGTCGCGGTGATCGGCTACGACGACATCGAGGACGGCGCCTACTCCAACCCGTCGGTCAGCACCATCTCCCCGGACAAGGAGATGATCGCGACCTCGGCCGTCGAGCGCCTGCTCCTGCGGATCGGCAGCGCCACCCCACCCCCGGCGGTCGAACTACGCGCCCCGCACAAACTGATCATCCGCGAGAGCACCGCCGGGCGCCGATAA
- the ligD gene encoding non-homologous end-joining DNA ligase, which yields MAGKATVIEVGDHDVRVSNPDRIYFPELGATKLDLVEYYLAVSDGIVRALRERPCMLHRFPDGLAGEKVHQKRVPNGAPPWLETVRVNFPRYNRHADELCVTKPADVIWAVQMSTVEFHPWNSRRADTEKPDEWRIDLDPMPDCPFDTVRTVAPVVREVLDELGIAGFPKTSGGKGLHIYVRIEPRWGFSDVRRAALAFAREVERRAPEQVTTTWWRKDRDPKALFIDYNQNARDHTIASAYSVRGVPRATVSTPITWDEIASVDPQAFTIRTVPARFAELGDLHAGIDAVEHDITPLLEWADRDESAGLETPAEQ from the coding sequence ATGGCCGGTAAAGCCACCGTCATCGAAGTCGGCGACCACGACGTCCGCGTCTCCAACCCGGACCGGATCTACTTCCCGGAGCTCGGCGCCACCAAGCTCGACCTGGTCGAGTACTACCTGGCGGTGAGCGACGGGATCGTCCGCGCGCTGCGCGAGCGCCCGTGCATGCTGCACCGCTTCCCGGACGGCCTGGCCGGCGAGAAGGTGCACCAGAAACGGGTGCCGAACGGCGCGCCACCCTGGCTGGAGACGGTCCGGGTGAACTTCCCGCGCTATAACCGGCACGCCGACGAGCTGTGCGTGACCAAGCCGGCCGACGTGATCTGGGCGGTCCAGATGTCCACCGTGGAGTTCCATCCGTGGAACTCCCGGCGGGCGGACACCGAGAAGCCCGACGAGTGGCGGATCGACCTGGACCCGATGCCGGACTGCCCGTTCGACACGGTCCGCACGGTCGCCCCGGTCGTCCGGGAGGTGCTCGACGAGCTGGGCATCGCCGGCTTCCCGAAGACGTCCGGCGGCAAGGGCCTGCACATCTACGTGCGGATCGAGCCGCGGTGGGGCTTCTCCGACGTGCGCCGGGCGGCGCTGGCCTTCGCCCGCGAGGTGGAGCGCCGGGCCCCCGAGCAGGTCACCACCACCTGGTGGCGCAAGGACCGGGACCCGAAGGCGCTGTTCATCGACTACAACCAGAACGCGCGGGACCACACCATCGCCAGCGCGTACTCGGTCCGCGGCGTCCCGCGGGCGACCGTGTCGACGCCGATCACCTGGGACGAGATCGCGTCGGTCGACCCGCAGGCGTTCACGATCCGGACGGTGCCCGCGCGCTTCGCCGAGCTCGGCGACCTGCATGCCGGGATCGACGCGGTGGAACACGACATAACGCCGCTGCTGGAGTGGGCCGACCGGGACGAGTCGGCAGGCCTGGAGACCCCGGCGGAGCAGTGA
- a CDS encoding acyl-CoA dehydrogenase: MNSKVLSRRDLDFLLYEWLDVETLTSRERFADHSRETFDAFLDVSQQIAERDFAPHNRKNDLNEPTFDGTRVEIIPEVSHALRVFAESGLLGATMDAEHGGLQLPHVVQRACFLWFQAANTATSAYAMLTGGNAHLLLAHGTEDQIRRYVHPMLEGRFTGTMCLSEPQAGSSLSDVTTKAVLDQETGKYRVSGGKMWISGGDHELSENIIHLVLARVAGAPAGVKGLSLFIVPKKLESGERNGVTLAGLNHKMGYRGTTNAVLAFDDAEGELVGDEGRGLQYMFHMMNEARIGVGSGAVALGYTGYLHALDYARERAQGRPVDAKDPTAPPVPIINHPDVRRMLLASKTYVEGGLALVLFAAKLLDEKSEENDLLLDVLTPIVKAWPSQWCRLADDHAIQVHGGYGYTREYPVEQFYRDNRLNSIHEGTDGIQALDLLGRKVTMKGGAGLKLLLHRIRATAASAGELGVPVLAACDRLAATTAKLWAAGDPAKALVNATAYLDATGHLVVAWLWLSQALAVRGKEGAFYEGKRLAARYFITHELPRIGPMLDLLDSGDTLLLDLEDAWLG; encoded by the coding sequence ATGAATTCAAAGGTGCTGTCGCGGCGCGATCTGGACTTCCTGCTCTACGAGTGGCTCGACGTGGAGACGCTGACCTCCCGGGAACGGTTCGCCGACCACTCCCGGGAGACGTTCGACGCGTTCCTGGACGTGTCGCAGCAGATCGCCGAGCGGGACTTCGCGCCGCACAACCGCAAGAACGACCTGAACGAGCCGACCTTCGACGGCACCCGGGTGGAGATCATCCCGGAGGTGTCGCACGCGCTGCGGGTCTTCGCCGAGTCCGGGCTGCTCGGCGCGACGATGGACGCCGAGCACGGCGGGCTGCAGCTCCCGCACGTCGTGCAGCGCGCCTGCTTCCTCTGGTTCCAGGCGGCGAACACCGCCACCTCGGCCTACGCGATGCTCACCGGCGGGAACGCGCACCTGCTGCTCGCGCACGGGACCGAGGACCAGATCCGGCGGTACGTGCACCCGATGCTCGAGGGCCGGTTCACCGGCACGATGTGCCTCTCCGAGCCGCAGGCCGGCTCCTCGCTCAGCGATGTCACGACAAAAGCGGTTCTCGACCAGGAGACCGGGAAATACCGGGTCAGCGGCGGCAAGATGTGGATCTCCGGCGGGGATCACGAGCTGAGCGAGAACATCATCCACCTGGTGCTCGCGCGGGTCGCCGGGGCGCCGGCCGGGGTCAAGGGCCTGTCGCTGTTCATCGTGCCGAAGAAGCTGGAGTCGGGCGAGCGCAACGGCGTCACGCTGGCCGGCCTGAACCACAAGATGGGTTACCGCGGCACCACCAACGCCGTGCTCGCCTTCGACGACGCCGAAGGCGAACTGGTCGGCGACGAGGGCCGTGGCCTGCAGTACATGTTCCACATGATGAACGAGGCGCGGATCGGAGTCGGGTCCGGCGCGGTCGCCCTCGGCTACACCGGTTACCTGCACGCCCTCGACTACGCGCGCGAGCGGGCGCAGGGCCGCCCGGTCGACGCCAAGGACCCCACGGCACCTCCGGTGCCGATCATCAACCATCCCGACGTACGTCGAATGTTGCTCGCGAGCAAGACGTACGTCGAAGGCGGTCTTGCCCTTGTTCTTTTCGCGGCGAAGCTGCTGGACGAGAAGTCGGAGGAGAACGACCTGCTCCTCGACGTGCTCACGCCGATCGTCAAGGCCTGGCCGTCGCAGTGGTGCCGGCTCGCCGACGACCACGCCATCCAGGTCCACGGCGGCTACGGCTACACCCGGGAGTACCCGGTCGAGCAGTTCTACCGGGACAACCGGCTGAACTCGATCCACGAGGGCACCGACGGCATCCAGGCCCTGGACCTGCTCGGCCGCAAGGTCACCATGAAGGGCGGCGCCGGCCTGAAGCTGCTGCTCCACCGGATCCGGGCCACCGCCGCCTCGGCCGGGGAACTGGGCGTCCCGGTGCTCGCCGCCTGCGACCGGCTGGCCGCCACCACCGCCAAGCTGTGGGCGGCCGGCGACCCGGCGAAAGCCCTGGTCAACGCGACCGCCTACCTGGACGCGACCGGGCACCTGGTGGTCGCCTGGCTCTGGCTCTCCCAGGCGCTCGCCGTGCGCGGTAAGGAGGGCGCCTTCTACGAGGGCAAACGCCTGGCCGCGAGGTACTTCATCACGCACGAGCTGCCCCGGATCGGCCCGATGCTGGACCTGCTCGATTCAGGTGACACGCTGCTTCTCGACCTTGAGGACGCCTGGTTGGGCTAG